In Triticum aestivum cultivar Chinese Spring chromosome 5B, IWGSC CS RefSeq v2.1, whole genome shotgun sequence, the following proteins share a genomic window:
- the LOC123115773 gene encoding DEAD-box ATP-dependent RNA helicase 21 isoform X1, producing the protein MKRSASWLETAKPVFVTKAERERRQAPAVADRRHSAADLFRSLHQPPLLPSPTPPSSFNPSLCNSAYRDSSDRDRDRDRRHDLDRDRRRDRYDSSCRDRGKERIRERGPGRDCHREREQDRDGERADRNREKDRLERMAEREREKELEAIKEQYLGCKKPKKQVIKPSEKFRSFDWENTEDTSRDMNTLYQLPHEARPLFGRGFVAGMDRREQKKAAAQHEKKIRAELRHRTGAEDRMEDDDDLVGKKNAAAADSYDTFDMRVDRHWSEKSLAEMTERDWRIFREDFSISYKGSRVPRPMRSWSESNLGAELLLAVEGAGYRKPSPIQMAAIPLGLSQRDVIGIAETGSGKTAAFVLPMMSYIAQLPPISDENGPYALVLAPTRELAQQIEEETVKFANCLGIRVVSVVGGQQIEGQALKLKQGCEIVIATPGRLLDCLESRYAVLNQCNYVVLDEADRMIDMGFEPQVVAVLDAMPSSNLKPENEDEKLDERRIYRTTCMFSATMPPAVERLARKYLRHPVVVTIGTPGKATELITQNVMMVKESEKKFLLHKMLRELGDKTAIVFCNTRESVGMHTKDLANKGFRVMGIHGGKSQAKRDISLDGFRNRHCNVLVATDILARGIDVPDVAHVINYEMHNSIEIYTHRIGRTGRAGKKGVATSFLTLENTDIFFDLKQMLIQSNSPVPPELARHEASRFRPGSAPGRPPRRNDTVFANR; encoded by the coding sequence ATGAAGCGCTCTGCTAGCTGGTTGGAGACTGCAAAACCCGTCTTCGTCACCAAGGCGGAGCGGGAGCGCCGCCAGGCGCCCGCCGTCGCCGACCGGCGCCACTCTGCAGCAGATCTGTTCCGCTCCCTCCATCAGCCCCCTTTGCTGCCGTCGCCGACTCCCCCGTCCAGCTTCAACCCTTCTCTTTGCAACTCTGCCTATCGCGACTCTTCCGATCGGGATCGGGACAGAGACCGCCGCCACGACCTCGACCGCGACCGCCGCCGCGACCGATATGACTCTTCCTGCCGGGATAGGGGTAAGGAGAGGATTAGGGAGCGCGGCCCCGGCCGCGACTGCCACAGGGAGCGGGAGCAGGACCGAGACGGGGAGCGCGCGGACCGGAACAGGGAGAAAGATCGGCTGGAGAGGATGGCGGAGCGGGAGCGGGAGAAGGAGCTGGAGGCGATCAAGGAGCAGTACCTGGGGTGTAAGAAGCCCAAGAAGCAGGTCATCAAGCCATCGGAGAAGTTCCGCTCCTTCGACTGGGAGAACACCGAGGACACAAGCCGCGACATGAACACGCTCTACCAGTTGCCGCACGAGGCCCGGCCCCTCTTCGGCCGGGGATTCGTTGCTGGTATGGACCGCCGTGAGCAGAAGAAGGCGGCGGCCCAACACGAGAAGAAGATCCGTGCAGAGCTGCGGCACAGAACTGGTGCGGAGGATCGCATGGAGGACGATGATGATTTGGTGGGCAAGAAGAATGCTGCTGCAGCTGATTCGTATGACACCTTTGACATGCGTGTTGACAGGCACTGGTCTGAAAAGTCGCTCGCGGAGATGACCGAGCGAGATTGGCGCATTTTCCGCGAAGACTTCAGTATCTCTTACAAGGGGTCTCGCGTACCTCGGCCGATGCGGAGCTGGAGCGAGAGCAACCTTGGGGCTGAGCTGCTGCTTGCTGTCGAGGGGGCTGGATACCGGAAACCATCGCCAATCCAGATGGCTGCCATTCCACTTGGTTTAAGCCAGCGTGATGTCATTGGGATTGCTGAGACAGGTTCCGGCAAGACTGCAGCTTTTGTGCTTCCCATGATGTCTTATATTGCACAATTACCCCCCATAAgtgatgaaaatggtccttatgctCTTGTCCTGGCACCTACTCGCGAGCTTGCTCAACAGATTGAGGAGGAGACTGTGAAATTTGCGAATTGTCTAGGCATTAGGGTCGTGTCAGTTGTTGGTGGTCAGCAGATTGAGGGGCAGGCCTTAAAGCTCAAGCAGGGCTGTGAGATTGTAATTGCCACACCTGGTCGGCTTCTTGATTGCTTGGAGAGCAGGTATGCTGTGCTCAACCAGTGCAACTATGTTGTGCTTGATGAGGCTGATAGGATGATCGACATGGGTTTTGAGCCACAGGTTGTTGCTGTCCTTGACGCGATGCCTTCGAGTAACCTGAAACCTGAGAATGAGGACGAGAAACTTGATGAGAGGAGGATTTACAGGACTACATGTATGTTCAGTGCCACCATGCCACCTGCTGTGGAGCGTCTTGCTAGAAAGTATCTCCGGCAcccagttgttgtgacaattggTACGCCGGGCAAGGCCACTGAGCTAATCACCCAGAATGTGATGATGGTGAAGGAGTCTGAAAAGAAATTTCTGCTTCACAAGATGCTCAGAGAGCTTGGAGACAAAACAGCCATTGTCTTCTGCAATACCAGGGAATCAGTGGGCATGCATACCAAGGATCTGGCGAATAAAGGCTTCCGCGTCATGGGTATACATGGAGGAAAATCACAGGCAAAGAGAGATATCAGCCTTGATGGTTTCAGGAACAGGCACTGCAATGTGCTTGTGGCTACTGATATATTGGCGCGTGGTATCGATGTTCCTGATGTTGCACATGTGATTAACTATGAGATGCATAATTCAATCGAGATATACACACATCGCATTGGAAGAACAGGGCGTGCAGGTAAGAAGGGTGTGGCGACTTCATTTTTAACTCTGGAGAACACTGATATTTTCTTTGATCTGAAACAGATGCTTATACAGAGCAACAGTCCTGTGCCACCTGAACTTGCACGGCACGAGGCATCAAGGTTCAGGCCCGGCTCAGCTCCTGGTAGACCTCCAAGAAGAAATGACACTGTTTTTGCAAATCGCTGA
- the LOC123115773 gene encoding DEAD-box ATP-dependent RNA helicase 21 isoform X2, which produces MAEREREKELEAIKEQYLGCKKPKKQVIKPSEKFRSFDWENTEDTSRDMNTLYQLPHEARPLFGRGFVAGMDRREQKKAAAQHEKKIRAELRHRTGAEDRMEDDDDLVGKKNAAAADSYDTFDMRVDRHWSEKSLAEMTERDWRIFREDFSISYKGSRVPRPMRSWSESNLGAELLLAVEGAGYRKPSPIQMAAIPLGLSQRDVIGIAETGSGKTAAFVLPMMSYIAQLPPISDENGPYALVLAPTRELAQQIEEETVKFANCLGIRVVSVVGGQQIEGQALKLKQGCEIVIATPGRLLDCLESRYAVLNQCNYVVLDEADRMIDMGFEPQVVAVLDAMPSSNLKPENEDEKLDERRIYRTTCMFSATMPPAVERLARKYLRHPVVVTIGTPGKATELITQNVMMVKESEKKFLLHKMLRELGDKTAIVFCNTRESVGMHTKDLANKGFRVMGIHGGKSQAKRDISLDGFRNRHCNVLVATDILARGIDVPDVAHVINYEMHNSIEIYTHRIGRTGRADAYTEQQSCAT; this is translated from the exons ATGGCGGAGCGGGAGCGGGAGAAGGAGCTGGAGGCGATCAAGGAGCAGTACCTGGGGTGTAAGAAGCCCAAGAAGCAGGTCATCAAGCCATCGGAGAAGTTCCGCTCCTTCGACTGGGAGAACACCGAGGACACAAGCCGCGACATGAACACGCTCTACCAGTTGCCGCACGAGGCCCGGCCCCTCTTCGGCCGGGGATTCGTTGCTGGTATGGACCGCCGTGAGCAGAAGAAGGCGGCGGCCCAACACGAGAAGAAGATCCGTGCAGAGCTGCGGCACAGAACTGGTGCGGAGGATCGCATGGAGGACGATGATGATTTGGTGGGCAAGAAGAATGCTGCTGCAGCTGATTCGTATGACACCTTTGACATGCGTGTTGACAGGCACTGGTCTGAAAAGTCGCTCGCGGAGATGACCGAGCGAGATTGGCGCATTTTCCGCGAAGACTTCAGTATCTCTTACAAGGGGTCTCGCGTACCTCGGCCGATGCGGAGCTGGAGCGAGAGCAACCTTGGGGCTGAGCTGCTGCTTGCTGTCGAGGGGGCTGGATACCGGAAACCATCGCCAATCCAGATGGCTGCCATTCCACTTGGTTTAAGCCAGCGTGATGTCATTGGGATTGCTGAGACAGGTTCCGGCAAGACTGCAGCTTTTGTGCTTCCCATGATGTCTTATATTGCACAATTACCCCCCATAAgtgatgaaaatggtccttatgctCTTGTCCTGGCACCTACTCGCGAGCTTGCTCAACAGATTGAGGAGGAGACTGTGAAATTTGCGAATTGTCTAGGCATTAGGGTCGTGTCAGTTGTTGGTGGTCAGCAGATTGAGGGGCAGGCCTTAAAGCTCAAGCAGGGCTGTGAGATTGTAATTGCCACACCTGGTCGGCTTCTTGATTGCTTGGAGAGCAGGTATGCTGTGCTCAACCAGTGCAACTATGTTGTGCTTGATGAGGCTGATAGGATGATCGACATGGGTTTTGAGCCACAGGTTGTTGCTGTCCTTGACGCGATGCCTTCGAGTAACCTGAAACCTGAGAATGAGGACGAGAAACTTGATGAGAGGAGGATTTACAGGACTACATGTATGTTCAGTGCCACCATGCCACCTGCTGTGGAGCGTCTTGCTAGAAAGTATCTCCGGCAcccagttgttgtgacaattggTACGCCGGGCAAGGCCACTGAGCTAATCACCCAGAATGTGATGATGGTGAAGGAGTCTGAAAAGAAATTTCTGCTTCACAAGATGCTCAGAGAGCTTGGAGACAAAACAGCCATTGTCTTCTGCAATACCAGGGAATCAGTGGGCATGCATACCAAGGATCTGGCGAATAAAGGCTTCCGCGTCATGGGTATACATGGAGGAAAATCACAGGCAAAGAGAGATATCAGCCTTGATGGTTTCAGGAACAGGCACTGCAATGTGCTTGTGGCTACTGATATATTGGCGCGTGGTATCGATGTTCCTGATGTTGCACATGTGATTAACTATGAGATGCATAATTCAATCGAGATATACACACATCGCATTGGAAGAACAGGGCGTGCAG ATGCTTATACAGAGCAACAGTCCTGTGCCACCTGA